Proteins from a genomic interval of Aureimonas sp. AU20:
- a CDS encoding NAD(P)/FAD-dependent oxidoreductase produces MAWPSSLWAETALPLAGVSPALEGEHRADVAIIGAGYTGLAAALRLAERGLRPLVIDANGVGWGASGRNGGVVSTKYRVSLPGVARSHGIDMARRMYELGHEAVETVERLVETHAIEGADFRLCGNLRCAHNEVSLASLTAEAAIMREQFGDRSIRVLSRSETADETGSQDFVGGTLTPHSGTIHPLNYARGLARALIAKGVPIFEATPALAARREGEGVRVETPSGSITAGHLLIATNGYSDLAGASEPVRRAVIPFRSAMVASEPLGDNLFATLMTERRSYSETRRMMRWFRPFGNRMIFGGRGAFGKSDSAAAFAALERAMRRIFPQLEGAAVTHRWSGLVAMTLDSTPQVGRLDERTAFALGYNGTGIAMASLMGARAADLLLGDKPDLALMATARPKTVPFYAVREPAVRLVAGWYQFLDAIGR; encoded by the coding sequence ATGGCTTGGCCGTCCTCCCTCTGGGCCGAGACGGCGCTGCCGCTGGCCGGTGTCTCGCCCGCGCTGGAGGGCGAGCATCGGGCCGATGTCGCCATTATCGGCGCCGGCTACACCGGCCTTGCCGCCGCGCTGCGTCTCGCGGAGCGCGGTCTCAGACCCCTGGTGATCGATGCCAACGGCGTCGGCTGGGGCGCGAGCGGGCGCAATGGCGGCGTGGTCTCCACCAAGTACCGTGTCTCGCTGCCCGGCGTCGCCCGTTCGCACGGGATCGACATGGCGCGCCGAATGTACGAGCTCGGCCACGAAGCGGTCGAGACCGTGGAGCGGCTGGTCGAGACGCACGCGATCGAGGGCGCGGACTTTCGCCTTTGCGGCAACTTGCGTTGCGCGCACAACGAGGTCTCGTTGGCCTCGCTAACGGCCGAGGCCGCGATCATGCGCGAGCAGTTCGGCGACCGGTCGATCCGCGTTCTGTCGCGCTCGGAAACGGCGGACGAGACCGGGTCGCAGGATTTCGTCGGCGGCACGCTGACGCCCCATTCCGGCACGATCCACCCGTTGAACTACGCACGGGGTCTTGCCCGCGCGCTGATCGCCAAGGGCGTGCCCATTTTCGAGGCGACGCCGGCGCTCGCCGCGAGGCGCGAGGGCGAAGGCGTGCGGGTGGAGACGCCTTCGGGCAGCATCACGGCCGGCCACCTCCTCATCGCGACCAACGGCTACAGCGATCTGGCGGGCGCCAGCGAGCCGGTGCGCCGGGCGGTGATCCCGTTCCGCAGCGCCATGGTGGCGAGCGAGCCGCTGGGCGACAATCTCTTCGCCACGCTGATGACCGAGCGGCGCAGCTACAGCGAGACCCGCCGCATGATGCGCTGGTTCCGCCCCTTCGGAAACCGGATGATCTTCGGCGGGCGCGGCGCCTTCGGCAAGTCGGACTCGGCCGCCGCCTTCGCCGCGCTGGAGCGCGCGATGCGGCGCATCTTTCCACAGCTCGAAGGCGCGGCGGTGACGCATCGCTGGTCCGGCCTCGTGGCCATGACGCTGGACAGCACGCCGCAGGTCGGCCGGCTGGACGAGCGAACCGCCTTCGCGCTCGGCTACAACGGGACGGGCATCGCCATGGCCAGCCTGATGGGCGCGCGGGCGGCGGATCTCCTGCTCGGCGACAAGCCGGACCTTGCCCTGATGGCGACGGCAAGACCCAAGACCGTGCCCTTCTACGCCGTTCGCGAGCCCGCCGTCCGGCTCGTCGCCGGCTGGTACCAGTTTCTCGACGCGATCGGACGCTGA
- a CDS encoding HAD-IA family hydrolase: MAFEQFKVLTFDVVGTLIDFEKGILDSVRALNPEAGKALSDDDIFKPYVEGRDLFPGRSSQAMADVYRHLAGKLGLESGEATAAAFQARILQHPAFPDSVEALKRLRRRFRLVAMTNADRVTFQSYSHTLDNPFHDSVTADEALSPKPNPLFFAFNRGRQSAFGYKQEEILHVAQSQYHDIGVARQLGYKVCWIERRQGQQGFGGTPTPKEVTKPDFHFTTLAELADAIEAEGPGGALASRAAA, encoded by the coding sequence ATGGCATTCGAGCAGTTCAAGGTTCTCACATTCGACGTGGTCGGCACGCTGATCGACTTCGAGAAGGGCATTCTCGACAGCGTCCGCGCGCTGAACCCGGAGGCCGGCAAGGCGCTGTCGGACGACGATATCTTCAAGCCCTATGTCGAAGGGCGCGACCTCTTTCCCGGCCGCTCCAGCCAAGCCATGGCCGATGTCTACCGGCATCTGGCCGGCAAGCTCGGGCTGGAGTCCGGCGAGGCGACGGCTGCGGCCTTCCAGGCGCGCATCCTCCAACACCCCGCCTTTCCCGACTCGGTCGAGGCCCTGAAGCGTCTGCGCCGCCGGTTCCGGCTCGTTGCCATGACCAATGCCGACCGAGTCACCTTCCAGAGCTATTCGCACACGCTGGACAACCCGTTCCACGACAGCGTGACGGCGGACGAGGCCCTGTCGCCCAAGCCCAACCCGCTGTTCTTCGCCTTCAACCGGGGTCGCCAATCCGCCTTCGGCTACAAGCAGGAGGAGATCCTGCATGTCGCCCAAAGCCAGTATCACGACATCGGCGTCGCCCGGCAGCTTGGCTACAAGGTCTGCTGGATCGAGCGCCGGCAGGGGCAACAGGGCTTCGGCGGTACGCCGACGCCGAAGGAAGTGACGAAGCCCGACTTCCACTTCACGACCCTTGCCGAGCTGGCCGATGCGATCGAGGCGGAAGGCCCGGGCGGCGCCCTCGCCTCGCGGGCGGCGGCCTGA
- a CDS encoding ABC transporter permease translates to MNQSALPKVLTYALVGLVLLFLILPILIIIPMSFSDARFLTFPPRVYSMRWYEAFLGSAAWMSAARTSFTVALLATILATPIGIASAYAITYSSLRVMRLLRLMLMLPLMVPIIIVAIGVFLIYARTGLLSSVAGLVLADTMLGIPFVVLAVTAGLQSFDHTQEMVARSLGMNRFRAFMTVTLPQIKASVASGAIFVFISALDETVVALFISGGETQTLTKRMFTALRDEIDPTIAAISTLLTVISFLLILSIGLFQRKANRT, encoded by the coding sequence ATGAACCAGTCCGCCCTCCCCAAAGTGCTGACCTATGCGCTGGTCGGCCTCGTGCTCCTGTTCCTGATCCTGCCGATCCTCATCATCATTCCGATGTCCTTTTCGGACGCACGATTTCTCACCTTCCCGCCGCGCGTCTACTCGATGCGCTGGTACGAGGCGTTTCTCGGCAGCGCGGCCTGGATGAGCGCGGCGCGGACGAGCTTCACCGTGGCGCTTCTGGCCACCATCCTGGCGACGCCGATCGGCATAGCCAGCGCCTACGCCATCACCTATTCCTCGCTGCGCGTCATGCGCCTTCTGCGCCTGATGCTCATGCTGCCGCTCATGGTGCCGATCATCATCGTCGCCATCGGCGTTTTCCTGATCTACGCCCGCACCGGGCTTCTTTCCTCCGTCGCCGGCCTCGTGCTGGCGGATACGATGCTCGGCATTCCCTTCGTCGTCCTGGCCGTGACCGCCGGGCTCCAGAGCTTCGACCACACGCAGGAAATGGTCGCGCGCAGCCTCGGCATGAACCGCTTCCGCGCCTTCATGACCGTCACCCTGCCGCAGATCAAAGCCAGCGTCGCCTCGGGCGCCATCTTCGTCTTCATCTCGGCGCTGGACGAAACGGTTGTGGCGCTGTTCATCTCGGGCGGCGAAACGCAGACGCTGACCAAGCGCATGTTCACCGCGCTGCGCGACGAGATCGACCCGACCATCGCCGCCATCTCGACGCTGCTCACCGTCATTTCCTTCCTGCTCATCCTCTCCATCGGCCTGTTCCAGAGGAAGGCGAACCGGACGTGA
- a CDS encoding ribosomal maturation YjgA family protein, with protein sequence MLASGSPLHRRVQCLAASVVVIAIGLALRMEGYRIGLPFVVVKYGGSLLWGSMVYFLVAALACQRSPRSVATLAFGLAVCVELFRLYHTPWLDAFRLTTAGALLLGRVFSLWNILAYALGIAVAAGLDHWRLARNPERR encoded by the coding sequence ATGCTGGCGTCAGGGTCGCCCCTCCATCGCCGTGTGCAATGTCTTGCGGCATCCGTCGTCGTCATTGCCATCGGGCTCGCCCTACGAATGGAGGGCTATCGCATCGGTCTTCCGTTTGTCGTGGTCAAGTATGGCGGCTCGCTTCTCTGGGGCAGCATGGTCTATTTTCTCGTCGCTGCCCTGGCCTGCCAACGATCGCCCCGGAGCGTTGCGACCCTCGCGTTCGGCCTTGCCGTCTGCGTCGAACTGTTCCGCCTCTATCACACGCCCTGGCTCGATGCGTTCCGGCTGACGACGGCGGGCGCGCTCTTGCTTGGGCGCGTCTTTTCCCTTTGGAACATCCTGGCCTATGCGCTGGGCATCGCCGTCGCGGCGGGGCTCGATCATTGGCGGCTTGCGCGCAATCCCGAACGCCGCTGA
- a CDS encoding ABC transporter substrate-binding protein, whose amino-acid sequence MPSRTRILAAGTALALGFSALPALAAGQITFVSQGGAYQEAQTVAILDPAAKELGITVNQDSAPDAWPMIKTQGETGKPIWDVVDTPPANCVRGGKEGLIEPLDFSKIPNAEAMPAAYRTPYSVAYEFYASVLAFNKANLGDKIPQSWADFWDVEKFPGTRALRNHPHVTLEAALLADGVPRDKLYPLDVDRAFKKLEEIKPHITVWWTSGGQSAQLLADGEVDMAMVWNGRASAVMKDAPDIGFTFNDGFLQNTQLCILKNAPNLDQAVRFINTAVSPELQANLPLHIDYGPGNPAAFDIGKIPAERAAQLPSSPENAAKQTLISDEWWASPEGEAAEKRWLTFIQ is encoded by the coding sequence ATGCCAAGCCGCACACGCATCCTCGCTGCCGGAACGGCCCTTGCCCTGGGCTTCTCGGCTCTGCCGGCGCTCGCCGCCGGGCAGATCACCTTCGTCTCGCAGGGCGGGGCCTATCAGGAGGCCCAGACGGTGGCGATCCTCGATCCCGCCGCCAAGGAACTCGGCATCACAGTGAATCAGGATTCGGCCCCCGACGCCTGGCCGATGATCAAGACGCAGGGCGAAACCGGAAAGCCGATCTGGGACGTGGTGGACACGCCGCCCGCCAACTGCGTTCGCGGCGGCAAGGAGGGGCTGATCGAGCCGCTCGACTTCTCGAAGATCCCGAACGCTGAGGCCATGCCCGCTGCCTACCGGACGCCCTACTCCGTCGCCTACGAGTTCTATGCCAGCGTTCTCGCCTTCAACAAGGCTAATCTCGGCGACAAGATTCCGCAGAGTTGGGCGGATTTCTGGGATGTCGAGAAGTTTCCCGGCACACGCGCCCTGCGCAACCATCCGCATGTGACGCTGGAGGCGGCGCTTCTGGCCGATGGCGTCCCGCGTGACAAGCTCTATCCGCTCGATGTCGATCGCGCCTTCAAGAAGCTGGAGGAGATCAAGCCGCATATCACGGTCTGGTGGACCTCGGGCGGCCAGTCGGCGCAGCTTCTGGCCGACGGCGAGGTGGACATGGCCATGGTCTGGAACGGCCGCGCCTCGGCCGTGATGAAGGATGCGCCGGATATCGGCTTCACCTTCAACGACGGCTTTCTCCAGAACACGCAGCTCTGCATCCTGAAGAACGCGCCCAATCTCGACCAGGCCGTGCGCTTCATCAACACCGCCGTCTCGCCGGAGCTCCAGGCCAACCTGCCGCTCCATATCGACTACGGCCCGGGCAACCCGGCCGCCTTCGACATCGGCAAGATCCCGGCCGAGCGCGCCGCCCAGCTTCCGAGCTCGCCGGAAAACGCGGCCAAGCAGACGCTGATCTCCGACGAATGGTGGGCCTCGCCCGAGGGCGAAGCGGCCGAAAAGCGCTGGCTGACCTTCATCCAATAG
- a CDS encoding LysR family transcriptional regulator, with product MSALRRLVPSMNALLAFESAARCGSFARAAAELSVTPPAVSRMIARLEDHLGVRLIQRMPTGNTLTESGAILFEGIEKSFRGVEAALREIERRRSDDRSVTLSVSTAFTTHWLMPRFSRFQADLPEIDLRFQLLPGPLGGPVDDVDLGMRFDAFGRDHEVRLLAPEVLLPICTPAYRERLRNGRIPPESEAVINLSSAQPDWSNLVDFNGAFETGHSLAFSDYTIVVQAALLGQGVALGWLSVVAHWLCVGSLVPASTKLRVTGRPCQLVRSRTRPLRPAVAAVRDWIAEEVRREISAIDRTYPELELVATMNDLSGRAGATRS from the coding sequence ATGTCCGCGCTTCGACGTCTCGTCCCTTCCATGAACGCGCTTCTGGCCTTTGAGTCGGCGGCGCGCTGCGGCAGCTTCGCCAGAGCGGCAGCGGAACTCAGCGTCACGCCGCCAGCCGTCAGCCGCATGATCGCGCGGCTGGAGGATCATCTCGGCGTGCGTCTCATTCAGCGCATGCCGACCGGCAACACGCTGACGGAGAGCGGGGCCATCCTGTTCGAGGGGATCGAGAAGAGCTTTCGCGGCGTGGAAGCGGCGCTGCGCGAGATCGAGCGCCGACGCTCCGACGACCGGAGCGTGACACTCTCGGTCTCCACCGCCTTCACCACTCACTGGCTCATGCCGCGCTTCTCGCGCTTCCAGGCCGACCTTCCCGAGATCGACCTCCGCTTCCAGCTTCTGCCGGGGCCGTTGGGCGGGCCGGTGGACGACGTGGACCTCGGCATGCGCTTCGACGCCTTCGGGCGGGATCACGAAGTTCGTCTTCTCGCGCCCGAGGTGCTGCTGCCGATCTGCACGCCCGCCTATCGCGAGCGTCTGCGCAACGGCCGCATTCCGCCCGAGAGCGAAGCCGTCATCAATCTATCGAGCGCACAGCCGGACTGGTCCAATCTCGTGGACTTCAACGGCGCCTTCGAGACCGGGCATTCGCTCGCCTTTTCCGACTATACGATCGTGGTGCAGGCGGCGCTTCTCGGGCAGGGCGTGGCGCTCGGCTGGCTGAGCGTGGTGGCACATTGGCTCTGCGTCGGCTCGCTAGTCCCGGCCTCCACCAAGCTGCGCGTCACCGGCCGACCATGCCAGCTCGTCCGCTCGCGGACGCGGCCCTTGCGCCCGGCGGTCGCGGCGGTGCGGGATTGGATCGCCGAGGAAGTGCGCCGGGAAATATCGGCGATCGACCGCACCTATCCCGAACTCGAACTCGTCGCCACTATGAATGACCTGTCCGGCCGCGCTGGCGCGACCCGAAGCTGA
- a CDS encoding ABC transporter ATP-binding protein: MQIRERVGVEIEGATRRYGKYLALDDLTLSVAPGEFVSLLGPSGSGKSTLLGILGGFVTPSSGRVRIGGEDVTFTPPHKRDIGVVFQNYALFPHLTVGENVAFPLRARRMPKADWGAKVRDALAMVELSGYEDRRISAMSGGQRQRVALARAMVFEPRLILMDEPLSALDKQLRESMQIELRHLHEKLGATTIYVTHDQREALTMSDRVAILSEGRLVQVDAPQRLHDHPADAFVARFIGEAVLAKAERLDGTSVRVGGTSIVSARPIPPGTGPLFLAVHSEKLLIDGGGSMDGLNRIEGTVREIIYQGESLRVTVALPDGQVLALRQPSHHIARARLPAPGQPVSLTLHPEDVIVVPERAL, encoded by the coding sequence ATGCAGATACGCGAACGGGTCGGGGTCGAGATCGAGGGAGCGACGCGGCGCTACGGCAAGTATCTGGCGCTGGACGACCTCACGCTCTCCGTCGCGCCCGGCGAGTTCGTGTCGCTGCTTGGCCCATCCGGATCGGGCAAGAGTACCCTGCTCGGCATTCTCGGCGGTTTCGTCACGCCCTCGTCCGGCCGGGTGCGGATCGGCGGCGAGGATGTCACCTTCACTCCGCCGCACAAGCGCGACATCGGCGTCGTGTTTCAGAACTACGCGCTGTTTCCCCATCTCACCGTGGGCGAGAACGTCGCCTTTCCCCTGCGCGCCAGGCGCATGCCGAAGGCCGACTGGGGCGCGAAGGTGCGTGATGCGCTCGCCATGGTGGAACTCTCCGGATACGAGGACCGGCGCATTTCCGCCATGTCGGGCGGGCAGCGCCAGCGCGTAGCCCTTGCCCGCGCCATGGTGTTCGAGCCGCGCCTCATCTTGATGGACGAGCCCCTGTCGGCGCTCGACAAGCAGCTGCGCGAATCCATGCAGATCGAGCTGCGGCATCTGCACGAGAAGCTCGGCGCCACCACGATCTACGTCACCCACGACCAGCGCGAGGCGCTGACCATGAGCGACCGGGTGGCCATTCTGTCGGAGGGGCGCCTCGTGCAGGTGGACGCGCCGCAACGGCTGCACGATCACCCGGCCGACGCCTTCGTCGCCCGCTTCATCGGCGAAGCCGTGCTGGCCAAGGCCGAGCGGCTGGACGGAACGAGCGTGCGGGTGGGCGGCACGAGCATCGTCTCCGCCCGGCCGATCCCGCCGGGAACCGGCCCTCTCTTCCTGGCCGTGCATTCGGAAAAGCTTCTGATCGACGGAGGCGGCTCGATGGACGGGCTCAACCGCATCGAGGGCACCGTGCGCGAGATCATCTACCAGGGCGAAAGCCTGCGCGTCACCGTCGCGCTGCCCGATGGGCAGGTGCTCGCCCTGCGCCAGCCCAGCCATCACATCGCCCGCGCCCGCCTTCCCGCCCCCGGCCAGCCCGTGTCGCTGACGCTTCACCCCGAGGACGTGATCGTCGTGCCCGAACGCGCTCTCTGA
- a CDS encoding GMC family oxidoreductase, producing the protein MSGWPAGFEPDILILGGGSAGCVLAARLSEDASLRVLLVEAGRDLTAETMPPEIRSRYPGRAYLDTGNIWKTLTAFMGAPGGNRDERQPRRYEQARLLGGGSAINALMANRGAPADYDEWAALGAMGWDWDACLPFFRKLETDRDFRGPLHGQDGPMLVRRARSEQISPFVRAVMRALEETGTPRGEDQNGPWRDGVFVGALAANDQGERLPTSIAYLTPAVRARPNLAILTGHIAERLLFEGTRAVGARIAPTEGGPAREVCARQTVLCSGAIHTPALLLRSGVGPAPDIAAQGLPVVAHLPGVGRNLMEHPSIAVSAILPAAARAPDRAEHHEQAIWRFSSQLPGTPEGDMHGAILSRSGWHSVGWRIGTIFFWVNKSYSRGALQLASPDPRAEPKVDFRMLSDGRDLERLKLALRRGAEILGHPSLRSHVSHVFPTSYSPRVASIALPGAWNSLQRGVLSAALDTAGRHTGALVHRLVTRNVTLDGLLADDAALTGFIQRSVGGTWHPSGTCRMGGEDDPMAVTSSDGTVRGVTGLRVCDASLMPSIPCANTNVPTIMIAERIAEMMRAASGLSAPS; encoded by the coding sequence GTGAGCGGCTGGCCGGCGGGCTTCGAGCCCGACATCCTGATCCTGGGCGGCGGCTCGGCGGGCTGCGTTCTGGCCGCCCGGCTGAGCGAGGACGCCTCCTTGCGCGTGCTGCTGGTCGAAGCCGGGCGTGATCTGACGGCCGAGACCATGCCGCCGGAAATCCGCAGCCGCTATCCCGGCCGCGCCTATCTCGACACCGGAAATATCTGGAAGACCCTCACCGCCTTCATGGGCGCGCCCGGGGGCAACAGGGACGAGCGCCAGCCCCGGCGCTACGAGCAGGCGCGGCTGCTCGGCGGCGGTTCGGCCATCAACGCCCTCATGGCCAATCGCGGTGCGCCCGCCGACTATGACGAATGGGCAGCGCTGGGCGCCATGGGTTGGGACTGGGACGCTTGCCTGCCCTTCTTCCGCAAGCTGGAAACCGATCGCGATTTCCGCGGGCCGCTGCACGGGCAGGACGGGCCGATGCTCGTGCGCCGCGCAAGGAGCGAGCAGATTTCGCCCTTCGTCCGGGCCGTGATGCGCGCGCTGGAGGAAACCGGAACGCCGCGCGGCGAAGATCAAAACGGCCCCTGGCGCGACGGCGTCTTCGTTGGCGCGCTGGCGGCGAACGACCAAGGCGAGCGTCTTCCCACCTCCATCGCCTATCTCACGCCCGCCGTGCGCGCCCGGCCGAACCTCGCGATCCTGACGGGTCACATCGCCGAACGGCTCCTTTTCGAGGGCACGCGCGCGGTCGGCGCACGCATCGCGCCGACCGAAGGCGGCCCGGCGCGCGAGGTCTGCGCACGGCAGACGGTTCTGTGCTCGGGCGCAATCCACACGCCGGCCCTCTTGCTGCGCAGCGGCGTCGGCCCGGCGCCGGATATTGCCGCCCAAGGTCTTCCGGTCGTCGCCCATCTGCCCGGCGTCGGGCGCAATCTCATGGAGCATCCCTCCATCGCCGTGTCCGCCATCCTGCCGGCCGCCGCCCGCGCGCCGGACAGGGCCGAGCATCACGAGCAGGCGATCTGGCGCTTTTCGTCCCAGCTGCCCGGCACGCCGGAAGGCGACATGCACGGCGCCATCCTGTCGCGCTCGGGCTGGCATTCGGTCGGCTGGCGGATCGGAACGATCTTCTTCTGGGTCAACAAGTCTTATTCGCGCGGCGCCCTCCAGCTCGCCTCGCCCGATCCGCGCGCCGAGCCCAAGGTCGACTTCCGAATGCTGTCGGACGGGCGCGACCTCGAACGCCTGAAGCTCGCCTTGAGGCGAGGCGCGGAGATCCTCGGCCATCCCTCGCTGCGGTCCCATGTCAGCCATGTCTTTCCCACTAGCTATTCGCCGCGCGTCGCCAGCATCGCGCTCCCCGGCGCGTGGAACTCGCTTCAGCGCGGTGTGCTCAGCGCCGCACTCGACACGGCGGGTCGGCACACCGGAGCCCTCGTCCATCGTCTTGTGACGCGGAACGTCACCTTGGACGGGCTCCTCGCCGACGACGCGGCCCTGACCGGTTTCATCCAAAGGTCCGTCGGCGGAACCTGGCACCCCTCCGGCACCTGCCGGATGGGCGGGGAGGACGATCCGATGGCTGTCACGAGTTCGGACGGAACGGTGCGTGGCGTCACGGGTCTTCGGGTCTGCGACGCGTCGCTGATGCCGTCCATCCCCTGCGCCAACACCAACGTCCCGACGATCATGATCGCCGAACGGATCGCCGAGATGATGCGGGCAGCGTCTGGTTTGTCGGCTCCGAGTTGA
- a CDS encoding ABC transporter permease produces MTASSDADLARAFERGEHRLMLLLALPAFVVVFCLLVLPLGWLVVQSFWDDGPSLNHYARLVTDPVYLNTFWLTFRISFIVTIVTLLLAYPVAYAATVATGAWRAVILAFVLVPFWTSVLVRAYAWLILLQRSGVVNGALRDAGLIERPLALVHNETGTIIATVHILLPFMILPLQATMAKIPRDLLTAGASLGGGPLHVFRCVFLPLSLPGILAGSTLVFVLCLGFYITPELMGGGRTVMVSMVISRNIELYQAWGAASAVSVTLLAIVGAIFWTVSRFLPLDRVFSTR; encoded by the coding sequence ATGACAGCTTCATCGGACGCCGACCTGGCAAGGGCCTTCGAGCGCGGCGAGCACAGGCTGATGCTGCTTCTGGCGCTGCCCGCCTTCGTTGTAGTGTTCTGCCTTCTGGTGCTGCCGCTCGGCTGGCTGGTGGTCCAGTCCTTCTGGGACGACGGCCCCTCGCTCAATCACTATGCCCGGCTAGTAACCGATCCCGTATACCTCAACACGTTCTGGCTCACCTTCCGCATCAGCTTCATCGTCACGATCGTCACGCTGCTTCTCGCCTATCCCGTCGCCTATGCCGCGACGGTGGCGACCGGGGCCTGGCGGGCGGTGATCTTGGCCTTCGTGCTCGTGCCCTTCTGGACCAGCGTTCTCGTGCGCGCCTATGCTTGGCTCATCCTCCTGCAGCGATCGGGCGTGGTGAACGGGGCGCTGCGCGACGCCGGGCTGATCGAGCGCCCGCTCGCGCTCGTTCACAACGAGACGGGGACGATCATCGCCACCGTCCACATCCTTCTGCCCTTCATGATCCTGCCGCTGCAGGCGACCATGGCGAAGATCCCGCGCGATCTCCTGACCGCCGGCGCCAGCCTCGGCGGCGGTCCTCTGCATGTCTTTCGCTGCGTCTTCCTGCCGCTGTCGCTGCCCGGCATCCTGGCCGGCTCGACGCTGGTCTTCGTCCTCTGCCTCGGCTTCTACATCACGCCGGAGCTGATGGGCGGCGGGCGCACGGTCATGGTGTCCATGGTGATCTCGCGCAACATCGAGCTCTATCAGGCTTGGGGCGCAGCCAGCGCCGTCAGCGTCACGCTGCTCGCCATCGTCGGCGCGATCTTCTGGACCGTCAGCCGCTTCCTGCCTCTCGACCGGGTGTTTTCGACGCGATGA